In Amaranthus tricolor cultivar Red isolate AtriRed21 chromosome 3, ASM2621246v1, whole genome shotgun sequence, a single window of DNA contains:
- the LOC130809469 gene encoding protein PECTIC ARABINOGALACTAN SYNTHESIS-RELATED-like — protein sequence MTLVCGLIGLPPSNGVLPQSPMHSKSLATLKKQVMKEELANKEKLDGFKKHVTTLAALDLLVCLKSDLFVMTHGGNVFENTLC from the exons ATG ACATTAGTTTGCGGACTTATTGGACTTCCTCCATCAAATGGCGTCCTTCCGCAGTCTCCAATGCATAGTAAGAGCCTCGCTACTCTTAAGAAGCAG GTGATGAAGGAAGAATTGGCAAACAAGGAGAAGTTAGATGGCTTCAAAAAGCATGTTACGACCCTAGCGGCGCTCGACTTGTTGGTTTGCTTGAAGTCTGATTTGTTTGTGATGACCCATGGAGGCAATGTCTTTGAAAACACATTATGTTGA